A genomic segment from Psychrobacter arcticus 273-4 encodes:
- the nagZ gene encoding beta-N-acetylhexosaminidase, with protein MYGVLMIDIDSTALTAEDVSLIRQAQVGGVILFARNVTDAAQVRALCDDIRCHNADILIGVDQEGGRVARLRNGFTPLPAMGRLGELFNQDPNRALECAYDCGYLMAAEVLAVGIDLSFAPVLDRDGISQVIGDRSFHHDPQAIIALASQFMRGMKAAGMATTGKHFPGHGSIAPDSHVAEAIDDRSLDDIMNSDMQPFAQTLPWLDALMPAHVIFSQVDNKPAGFSKIWLKDIIREQLNFEGVLFSDDLSMAGAKAAGDVSARVTAAIEAGCDIALVCNDRVAAHEAAKAAQALPYPNQKRIKTMCGQIPAWQGDLESTCQQFDYWQQAKINISQTFFPTQLESQASANLELKDPTSYI; from the coding sequence ATGTATGGTGTTTTAATGATTGATATCGATAGTACCGCGCTGACGGCTGAAGATGTCAGCCTAATTAGACAAGCACAAGTTGGTGGGGTCATTTTGTTCGCCAGAAACGTTACAGATGCCGCCCAAGTGCGCGCGCTGTGTGACGACATACGTTGTCACAATGCCGATATCCTGATTGGGGTCGATCAAGAAGGGGGGCGCGTTGCCAGATTACGTAACGGTTTTACGCCATTGCCAGCGATGGGCAGGCTTGGTGAGTTATTTAACCAAGACCCCAATCGCGCCCTCGAATGTGCTTATGATTGTGGCTATTTGATGGCGGCGGAAGTATTGGCAGTAGGCATAGATTTGAGCTTTGCACCGGTGCTCGATAGAGATGGTATTAGCCAAGTTATTGGCGATCGCAGCTTTCACCATGATCCTCAAGCCATCATCGCTCTGGCAAGCCAGTTTATGCGAGGCATGAAAGCTGCTGGCATGGCAACAACAGGCAAGCATTTCCCTGGTCACGGTTCGATAGCTCCCGACTCGCACGTCGCTGAAGCCATTGATGACCGTAGCTTAGATGATATTATGAACAGTGATATGCAACCATTTGCGCAAACGTTGCCATGGCTCGACGCTTTGATGCCAGCGCATGTGATTTTTTCACAAGTAGATAATAAACCAGCGGGATTTTCTAAAATTTGGCTCAAAGACATCATTCGTGAACAGCTAAATTTTGAGGGTGTGTTATTTTCTGATGACTTGTCTATGGCAGGGGCAAAAGCGGCGGGTGATGTCAGTGCACGCGTCACAGCAGCGATTGAAGCCGGTTGCGATATTGCTTTGGTCTGTAACGACCGCGTCGCCGCTCATGAGGCGGCAAAAGCGGCGCAAGCGCTGCCCTATCCCAATCAAAAACGCATCAAGACCATGTGTGGGCAGATACCGGCTTGGCAAGGCGATCTCGAATCTACTTGTCAGCAGTTTGACTATTGGCAACAGGCAAAAATAAATATCTCACAGACGTTCTTTCCTACTCAATTAGAATCTCAAGCATCAGCTAACCTTGAGCTAAAAGACCCAACCAGTTATATATAA
- a CDS encoding carboxy terminal-processing peptidase has translation MKKQPAQWLLSAASVGIAGLILTQSYGTAVADTNTEGFKQTPEQQVTTRQVAALLDRSHYLNQPLDTATGSEILSMYIDSLDPNHTLFLQSDVDEFKKKYADEFGVRLKRGDLSAGVEVFERYRKRSNEYFAMAKKMLKTDINLTSKDTIVLDREKLNHFKTKKEQRDYWTSQLKFQLMSITLGKEDEKAKEKVFLDNPDITRGQDLVRNDERTPSEILLNRLSRQQEQFTRLKDDEIMETILNTAMLTYDPHSNYYAPIQANELQIQSSLQLEGVGVSIRPDRKNPDYTRIVTLVDGGPAAKSGQIKPNDLIIGIAQDGKTMTDVVGWSTREIVSLIRGKRGTSVTIKVRQPNTPDASARNVTVVRDIIQQEESGVTQRVVEVQRPNIDKTPKRIGVLEIPSFYLNYRARRNGEDYRSVSIDTEKALKELNTKNIDGLVVDLRNNPGGSLDEVAKMLGFFIKSGPLVQIRDNRGNIQVYRDDDGGEQLYDGKVVVLTNLASASASEIFAAAIQDYGRGLVVGSTTTGKGSAQIQLDSLALGSATLTQRKFYRITGGSTQNKGVVPDVELVNIYDNATFGERAQKKALPWDTIKTAPYKPEGKFTSNTLATLNQQSKIRQQKNPQFVYLSTLNDIRNMEDEKKPVALDINKRRAKMQLIEKRSLEVENKRLIATGERPYANWNTYQAAMDAKFEERSQMKAGERPELPEDEAFINEAAYIMLSTEPKTLSSPEEKP, from the coding sequence ATGAAAAAACAACCAGCACAGTGGTTACTCAGTGCAGCGTCAGTGGGCATCGCAGGTTTAATTCTTACCCAAAGCTATGGCACCGCAGTAGCTGATACCAATACCGAAGGCTTTAAACAAACGCCTGAGCAACAGGTTACCACGCGCCAAGTAGCGGCATTGCTGGATCGCAGTCATTATCTTAATCAGCCACTCGATACGGCGACTGGTAGCGAGATTTTGTCTATGTATATCGATAGCCTTGACCCAAACCATACGCTGTTTTTGCAATCTGATGTCGATGAGTTTAAGAAAAAGTATGCCGATGAGTTTGGCGTGCGCTTAAAGCGTGGTGATTTATCTGCTGGGGTAGAGGTGTTTGAGCGCTATCGTAAACGCTCAAATGAGTATTTTGCCATGGCAAAAAAGATGCTAAAAACGGATATTAATTTAACCAGCAAGGATACCATTGTCCTTGACCGTGAAAAACTCAATCATTTTAAAACCAAAAAAGAGCAGCGCGACTATTGGACAAGTCAGTTGAAGTTTCAGTTGATGAGTATTACTTTAGGTAAAGAAGATGAGAAAGCAAAAGAAAAGGTATTTTTAGACAACCCAGATATCACGCGCGGTCAAGATTTAGTACGTAATGACGAACGTACGCCTAGTGAGATTTTGCTTAATCGTTTATCTCGTCAGCAAGAACAGTTTACCCGTCTAAAAGATGATGAGATTATGGAAACCATCTTAAACACGGCGATGCTGACCTACGATCCGCACAGTAATTATTATGCACCGATTCAAGCCAATGAGCTACAAATCCAATCTAGTTTACAGTTAGAAGGCGTTGGGGTATCTATCCGTCCTGATCGCAAAAACCCAGACTATACGCGCATTGTAACTTTAGTCGATGGGGGTCCTGCGGCAAAGTCGGGTCAAATTAAGCCCAATGACTTAATTATTGGTATTGCCCAAGACGGTAAGACTATGACCGATGTAGTTGGCTGGTCAACGCGTGAAATCGTCAGCCTAATTCGTGGTAAGCGCGGCACATCGGTGACGATTAAAGTACGTCAGCCCAATACCCCTGATGCCAGTGCCCGTAATGTGACTGTGGTGCGTGATATCATTCAACAAGAAGAATCAGGTGTTACTCAGCGTGTCGTTGAAGTTCAGCGTCCAAATATTGATAAGACCCCAAAGCGTATCGGTGTCCTTGAGATCCCGAGTTTTTATCTAAACTACCGCGCTCGCCGTAATGGTGAGGACTACCGTAGCGTTAGTATCGATACCGAAAAAGCACTTAAAGAGCTTAATACAAAGAATATAGACGGTCTAGTCGTTGATCTACGTAACAATCCGGGTGGCTCGCTAGATGAAGTTGCCAAGATGCTAGGCTTCTTTATTAAGAGTGGTCCGCTGGTACAGATTCGTGATAATCGTGGCAATATCCAAGTTTACCGTGATGACGATGGTGGTGAGCAGTTGTATGATGGCAAGGTAGTCGTTCTGACGAACCTAGCGTCTGCGTCAGCAAGTGAAATCTTTGCAGCCGCCATTCAGGATTATGGACGTGGCTTGGTGGTCGGTAGTACCACGACAGGTAAAGGCTCAGCGCAAATCCAATTAGACAGTTTGGCACTTGGTTCTGCAACGTTAACGCAGCGTAAATTCTATCGTATCACTGGTGGTAGTACACAGAATAAAGGCGTGGTGCCTGATGTTGAATTGGTCAATATCTATGACAATGCAACCTTTGGCGAGCGCGCACAGAAAAAAGCCTTGCCTTGGGATACGATAAAGACAGCACCGTATAAGCCTGAAGGTAAATTTACGTCGAATACCTTAGCGACGCTAAACCAACAATCAAAAATTCGTCAACAAAAAAATCCTCAGTTCGTTTATTTATCAACGCTCAATGATATCCGTAATATGGAAGATGAGAAAAAGCCAGTTGCGCTCGATATCAATAAACGCCGTGCTAAAATGCAGCTGATAGAAAAACGCTCATTAGAGGTTGAAAATAAGCGTCTGATTGCAACTGGTGAGCGTCCTTATGCCAACTGGAATACTTATCAAGCGGCAATGGATGCTAAGTTTGAAGAGCGTAGTCAGATGAAGGCGGGTGAGCGTCCAGAGTTACCAGAAGATGAAGCCTTCATCAATGAAGCGGCTTATATCATGCTGAGTACTGAGCCGAAAACGCTAAGCAGTCCTGAAGAAAAGCCATAA
- a CDS encoding FKBP-type peptidyl-prolyl cis-trans isomerase, giving the protein MTTIAKDTAVKFNYTLKDDEGNILDQSPEGQPLAYLHGHSNIIPGLEQQLEGKSAGERVNAVVEPADGYGEYQEQAVQHVPRDNFQGVEDIQPGMQFQSEAGGQVMLVTVTAVSDKEVTVDANHPLAGKRLTFDVEIQEVRAATEDELNHGHVHGAGGVEH; this is encoded by the coding sequence ATGACTACTATCGCAAAAGACACTGCCGTCAAGTTTAACTACACTTTAAAAGACGACGAAGGCAATATCCTTGACCAGTCTCCAGAAGGTCAACCACTTGCTTATTTGCATGGTCACAGCAATATCATCCCAGGTCTAGAGCAACAACTAGAAGGCAAATCTGCTGGCGAAAGAGTCAATGCTGTTGTTGAGCCTGCTGATGGTTACGGCGAGTATCAAGAACAAGCGGTACAACATGTACCACGTGACAACTTCCAAGGCGTTGAAGATATCCAGCCTGGTATGCAGTTTCAGTCAGAAGCTGGTGGTCAAGTCATGCTAGTGACTGTCACCGCTGTCAGTGACAAAGAAGTGACTGTTGATGCAAACCATCCACTAGCTGGCAAGCGTTTGACTTTTGATGTTGAAATCCAAGAAGTGCGTGCTGCTACTGAAGATGAACTAAACCACGGTCATGTACATGGCGCAGGTGGCGTTGAGCACTAA
- a CDS encoding M61 family metallopeptidase, whose protein sequence is MTSISHAANNQLSDIHYQFDFERFLEHLVDVTLRFTADIDAPNLWLPAWIPGSYLMREFARNITAVHYEVVDCPIGKKQSVDSKAVDNDAKPNRHRAQKIDKHTWQLPQARAGQTISVYYEVYCYDLSVRTAYVDQQRLYGNFTSLALAVNGQEQSPVQVSLMVPEAFFVDKKKEQVLLACGLKATNLQSDERDLYDERDLYSVQADSYHELIDYPFEIAIQEKFDFIIQDSQHQTLSHQFFLAGKHNANMGRLQQDLTQICQTYLNWLGAAPFDDYTFMTYASGQDYGGLEHINSTSLITPRRDLPRINEPAVPSSDYQRFLGLCSHEYFHAWWVKTVRPDVMLEVDLRREAFTPLLWVFEGFTSYIDDFMLQASGVIDKVSYLKLLAEQINRYYQTPGRAQQSVAESSFDAWIKLYRNDENTGNAGISYYNKGALVALCLDLTLLEKSAGRYRLFDVVKGFYEQARQNESKRIGISSADMGTVIGQFMPVAEWQEFERRYINGVEELPIEKLLAANGIQFYTNNKETADKHVPWGMRCTETPAGIKINRVTRGSAAAKAGLSAHDVIIAIDGIKADNKQLALFNDASHDIECHLFRRDELMMVKVLPRVLNDNTHAKNSLEKVFPHSVSLRFLRADLENDLGHSNTEENWLNVMQIYND, encoded by the coding sequence ATGACGTCCATCTCTCATGCTGCCAATAATCAGCTATCTGATATTCATTATCAATTCGACTTTGAGCGTTTTTTAGAGCATCTGGTTGATGTTACGCTTAGGTTTACGGCAGATATAGACGCGCCAAACTTATGGTTGCCGGCATGGATACCGGGCAGTTATTTGATGCGTGAATTTGCCCGCAATATTACTGCGGTACATTATGAGGTAGTAGATTGTCCAATAGGAAAGAAGCAATCAGTAGATAGCAAAGCTGTGGACAATGACGCAAAACCTAACAGGCATCGCGCGCAAAAAATAGATAAGCATACTTGGCAGTTGCCCCAGGCGAGGGCGGGACAAACGATAAGCGTATATTATGAAGTATACTGTTATGATTTATCGGTGCGCACGGCTTATGTCGATCAGCAGCGTCTATACGGCAATTTTACTTCTTTGGCATTGGCGGTTAATGGGCAAGAGCAATCACCAGTACAAGTCAGTTTGATGGTACCCGAAGCCTTTTTTGTTGATAAAAAGAAGGAACAAGTATTATTGGCATGTGGACTTAAAGCCACGAATTTACAAAGCGATGAGCGAGACTTATATGATGAGCGAGACTTATATAGTGTGCAAGCGGACAGCTATCACGAACTGATTGATTATCCGTTTGAGATTGCGATACAGGAGAAGTTTGATTTTATTATTCAAGACAGTCAGCACCAGACGCTGAGCCATCAATTTTTCCTCGCGGGTAAGCACAATGCCAATATGGGGCGACTGCAGCAAGACCTCACTCAGATTTGTCAGACCTATCTCAATTGGTTGGGTGCCGCGCCGTTTGATGATTATACTTTTATGACCTATGCCAGCGGGCAAGATTATGGCGGTTTGGAGCACATCAATTCGACCAGTCTGATTACCCCGCGCCGTGATTTACCTCGTATCAATGAGCCAGCAGTACCAAGCAGTGATTATCAACGATTTTTAGGCTTATGTAGCCATGAGTATTTTCATGCGTGGTGGGTTAAGACTGTGCGTCCCGATGTGATGCTAGAGGTGGATTTGCGCCGCGAAGCTTTTACGCCTTTGCTATGGGTGTTTGAAGGCTTTACCTCTTATATTGACGATTTTATGCTGCAAGCGTCAGGAGTCATTGATAAGGTAAGCTATCTGAAGTTATTGGCAGAACAAATTAATCGCTATTATCAAACGCCGGGCCGCGCGCAGCAAAGTGTGGCAGAATCGAGCTTTGATGCGTGGATTAAGCTGTATCGCAATGATGAAAATACCGGCAATGCTGGTATCAGCTATTACAATAAAGGCGCTTTGGTAGCGTTATGCTTAGATTTAACGCTGCTAGAAAAAAGTGCGGGACGTTATCGCTTATTTGATGTGGTAAAAGGTTTTTATGAACAAGCGCGGCAAAATGAAAGCAAGCGCATCGGTATCAGTAGTGCGGATATGGGGACTGTAATCGGGCAATTTATGCCAGTAGCAGAGTGGCAAGAGTTTGAACGTCGCTATATTAATGGCGTTGAAGAGTTACCGATTGAGAAATTGCTGGCTGCTAACGGCATTCAGTTTTATACCAATAATAAAGAAACCGCTGACAAGCATGTGCCGTGGGGTATGAGGTGTACTGAAACGCCAGCTGGGATCAAGATCAATCGCGTGACGCGTGGAAGTGCAGCGGCAAAAGCTGGACTCTCAGCACATGATGTTATTATCGCAATTGATGGTATTAAAGCGGATAACAAACAATTAGCACTATTCAATGATGCATCGCACGACATTGAATGCCATTTGTTTCGCCGTGATGAGCTGATGATGGTCAAGGTTTTACCCAGAGTGCTCAACGATAATACCCATGCAAAAAATAGTTTAGAAAAAGTATTTCCGCATAGTGTTAGCTTGCGTTTCTTGAGAGCTGATCTTGAAAACGATTTAGGTCACTCAAATACGGAAGAAAATTGGCTTAATGTAATGCAGATTTATAATGATTAA
- a CDS encoding CopM family metallochaperone, which translates to MTAFHHFALFATGVSAALLISACQPAADDVEVNAAQDDAQVAIGQVESHEDMDAHDMTTAGTALDETSMTDMLKDYTKSMSDMNNEMMVGMAYNDPDTAFAKGMLGHHHGAVDMAKIALKYGTDKEMRQLAKDIIDSQQLEIDIMNKWLASHPDAPKPKPNTQAMQQAYAAGMQTMHNNMMAGIADPIPDMAFARGMLPHHRGAVDMAKIQLQYGTDEEMRKLAQDIIDAQQPEIVLLQEWIAKMLVNAEKDASNPTDQDTSANTKEAVDSAKITKPNA; encoded by the coding sequence ATGACTGCTTTTCATCATTTTGCCTTGTTTGCTACTGGCGTTTCTGCTGCGCTATTAATAAGTGCTTGCCAGCCAGCAGCAGATGATGTTGAGGTGAATGCAGCGCAAGACGATGCACAGGTCGCAATAGGACAAGTTGAAAGCCATGAAGACATGGATGCTCATGATATGACTACTGCTGGCACTGCGCTAGATGAGACATCAATGACGGACATGCTCAAAGATTATACGAAGTCGATGAGCGATATGAACAATGAGATGATGGTTGGTATGGCTTATAATGATCCTGATACCGCCTTTGCAAAAGGTATGCTTGGGCATCATCACGGCGCAGTAGATATGGCAAAGATTGCGCTTAAATACGGTACTGATAAAGAGATGCGCCAGCTTGCAAAAGACATTATCGACTCACAGCAGCTTGAGATTGATATTATGAATAAATGGCTTGCTAGCCATCCTGATGCGCCAAAGCCAAAGCCCAACACTCAAGCAATGCAACAAGCTTATGCTGCAGGTATGCAAACCATGCATAACAATATGATGGCTGGCATCGCAGACCCTATACCAGATATGGCATTTGCGCGTGGTATGCTGCCTCATCATCGCGGCGCGGTAGATATGGCAAAAATACAGCTCCAATATGGCACCGATGAAGAGATGCGTAAATTGGCACAAGACATCATTGATGCCCAGCAGCCTGAGATTGTATTGTTACAAGAATGGATTGCAAAAATGTTAGTTAATGCAGAAAAAGATGCAAGCAATCCTACCGATCAAGATACTTCTGCAAACACGAAAGAAGCTGTAGATTCTGCCAAAATAACCAAACCTAACGCTTAA
- a CDS encoding rRNA large subunit pseudouridine synthase E yields the protein MSSSSLILFNKPYGVQSQFRDDSNNDHTTLSEYFTDKSLRIAGRLDATSEGLLILTSDGRINKAITQPPSAKNFAQNKQKQGKTYLVQVEGVVTAVQLKELASGVILKDGKTLPASATLLDEADLPITLWQRDPPIRERKNIPTSWLMLTIYEGKNRQVRRMTAHVGLPCLRLIRWSVAGFELGELGVGEFVRIHLNSEQCRKLGIIG from the coding sequence ATGTCCAGCTCCAGCCTAATTTTGTTTAATAAGCCTTACGGAGTACAAAGTCAATTCCGTGATGACAGCAATAATGATCATACTACCCTATCGGAATATTTTACGGACAAGTCACTCCGTATCGCTGGTCGGCTCGATGCTACCTCAGAAGGGCTGCTGATTTTGACCAGTGACGGACGGATTAATAAAGCCATTACTCAGCCACCATCTGCAAAGAATTTTGCACAAAACAAACAAAAACAAGGCAAGACCTATTTGGTGCAAGTGGAAGGCGTTGTCACTGCTGTCCAACTAAAGGAGCTGGCGTCAGGGGTCATATTAAAAGATGGTAAGACGTTACCTGCCTCTGCTACGTTGCTCGATGAAGCCGACTTACCGATTACATTATGGCAGCGTGATCCGCCCATTCGTGAGCGTAAAAACATCCCGACCTCTTGGTTAATGCTTACTATTTATGAGGGTAAGAATCGACAAGTCAGGCGTATGACTGCTCATGTAGGACTACCTTGTTTACGCTTGATTCGCTGGTCAGTAGCAGGGTTTGAACTTGGAGAACTGGGAGTTGGCGAGTTTGTACGCATTCATCTAAATAGTGAGCAATGCCGCAAACTTGGCATCATAGGTTAG